The Pirellulales bacterium DNA window ATCGGGCGCCGCAGGGTTGGCAGTTGGTGCGCGTTTTTTTGGGGGGTGCCGCTCGGCCTGATCTCGCGCTTGCTACGGAGGACGAGTTGCGGCGGATCGCGGCCGAGCAATTGTCGGAATTGATCGGCGCCCAAGGCGCTCCGGCCTTCGCACGCGTCGGACGCTGGCCCGGCGCGATGCCGCAATATCACCTGGGGCATTTGGAACGTGTGGCCGAGATTGGCGAGCTGGTTAAACCGTGGGCGGGCCTGCAGCTGGCCGGAAACGCCTACGAAGGCGTCGGCGTGCCTGCCTGCATCCGCAGCGGCGAAGCGGCCGCCGAACGGATCCTGGCCCTATTGCCTGCCTAGTGACCAGCCGTCACGCAGAATAGCGTCCTTGGGAACGACCACGATCCCATCGCGCACCATGGCTTGCGCACTTTCCTCTGTTGTTTCCAAGCCGGACTCGTTGATCACCCGCACGTTGCGGCCGATGCGGCAGTTCTTGTCGACGATTGCGCCCTCGATCAGCGTGTTGTCGCCGATTCCGATCGGCGGCCGGCCCGCCGCGCGGTGCGAGTCGACGTCGTCGGGCGTTTCGTAGAAGTCCGCCCCCATGATGACGGCATTTCGCACTGTAACGTTGCGCCCAATACGGCAGCGCAGCCCGACGACGCTATTTTCGATGACCGCGCCCTCGCCGATATCGCAGCCGTCGGCTAGCAGGCTGCCACGAATCGTGGCCCCCCGAATCCGCGACGGCGCCAGAAAGCGCGGGCTGGAATAGACAGGTTGCAGAGGCGAGGCCAAGTCGAACGGAGGTCGCTCTGCCGCCAGCTCTAGATTCGCCTGATAGAAAGAACGGATGGTGCCAATGTCTTCCCAGTAACCGTCGAACAAGTACATCTGCACTTTGTGCGTGCGAATCGACGTCGGAAAGATTTCCTTGCCGAAGTCGTGATAGTCTGTCTTCGAAAGAAGATCGATCAAGGTCTGCCGATTGAAGAGATAAATGCCCATGCTGGCCAGGCAATCGCGACCGTTGCTTTTCAGGCCGCGGGCGTCGATCCAGGCCGGATCGGTGCGGACAAGATTGACCTCTTCCGGCGTCTTGGGCTTTTCCAGAAAGCCGACCACGCGTCCGGTGTCGTCCATGCGCATGATGCCGAACCCCGAGGCGGCCTGGCGATCAACCGGCAACGCCGCGATCGTGACGTCGGCCTTGGACTCGCGATGGGCGCGCACCATGGCGGCAAAGTCCATGCGGTACAACTGATCGCCCGAGAGGACCAATACCAGGTCGACCCCCGGCTGTTGGATGTAGCGAAGGTTTTGCCGTACGGCGTCGGCCGTGCCCTGATACCAGCCGGCTTCGTCGAGCGTTTGCTGCGCGGCGAGGATTTCCACAAAGCCGCCGCTAAAGACATCGAAGTTGTACGATCGGCGAATGTGCCGGTGCAAGCTGACCGAGTTGAACTGTGTCAGCACGTAGATGCGATTCAAACCGCTGGCGATGCAGTTCGAGATCGGAATGTCGATCAGTCGGTATTTTCCCCCCAAGGGGACCGCTGGTTTGGACCTAAACTTGGTCAGCGGATAGAGCCGTTGTCCACGTCCGCCACCCAGAACCAGCGTCAATACTCGATCCATGAAGTGTCCTAATCGATTGCAGCCGCGAGCGACGCCCAAATAGTCAGCCGGCGGCCCATAAGGGATATGATGGACACGTATCGTAGGTGGTAAACCGCGATTCGGCCAGACCCAGAAAAAGACGATGGCCGGAAGGCAAGACCCGGCTGTGTCACTGCCTGATCAACTGCATGGCAAAGCCAACCGCCGCTCAAATTCACAGTGACGAGCAGCTGCTCTTCTTCCCGACGATTGGCCGCTTCGAGGCCGACGCTGGCTCGTGGTATTTGCCGATTCACGGCTGGATTTTCAAGCCCGAGTTCGATTCGCTCCGCCGGGCGGCCGCGGTCAGTTTGTTGCGCCGGTGGGTAGGGTTGGAAGCTAGCGGGCTGGAATCCGAACTCTTTGAAGCGCGTTTGCGATCCTTTCTGGTCAATAATCGTCCACGCAAGGTCGTGGCCGTTTCGCTCGACGAGCAGCATTACAGCCTGATCCGCTCGGCGGCCAATGGTCACATCGTCGATGCGTTGAGGCTATCTCCCACAGCCATCGACGTTGTATTGGCGAAGCAAACATCAAACGTCCCTCCCGCAGCCAACGATGGACGCGTCTTGCAGTTCGACGCAATCCTACCGGCCGGCGATGCGCGTGCCGTGAGCGGGGCGATACACTTGCTGAACGAACAGGGGTTGTCCGTCATCTCGGACATCGATGACACGATTAAGATCACGCACGTCCACGATCGCGTGGCCCTGTTGCGACAAACGTTCTTGCGCGAGTTCGAGCCGGTACCGGGCATGGCCGAACTCTATCGGCGCTGGCGTGCCGCGGGAGCCACGTTTCACTATGCATCGCGCAGTCCCTGGCAGCTGTTTACGCCCATTGGCGATTTCCTGGCCGCCCACGGCTTTCCAGCGGGCACTTTTCACATGCGCCATTTCCGTTGGAGAAACGCCGGCACTCTCAAGCGAGACCGCACCGGGTCCAAGAAGCTGGCCGTGATCGATGAAATCCTTGCGGCCCTGCCGCATCGACGATTCGTGTTCGTCGGCGATTCGGGCGAGCACGATCCGGAAATCTATGGTGCACTGGCGCGCCGCTATTCAGAACAAGTGCGCGCGATCTTCATTCGCAACGTGACGGGCGAAGATGCCACGAGCGATCGCCTGCAGCGTGCCTTTGCCGATCTGCCCATCGAGCGCTGGCAGTTGTTTGACGACGCGCAGGAATTGCCTCTCGATCTATCGTGAGGAAGGTTTCCGCGGGGATCAGGCAACCGATGACAGTCCCGGCGTTGTCAGAGAGTGGCCGGGTGAGGAGGCTGAATCGCACCGTACCGCGTCGTCAGTCCAACGTCGCGACGTACGTTCGTAGCTCGGCCAGTTCGCGTTCGTAGCCGCCTGAAAGGATCGGGAAGCGGCACCAAGTCTTGGGGTCGAGGTTCTCGTCATCCAGATGGAAAGAGGGAGCGTAGCGCTCCCGCTTCCATTGATTGCGGCACCACAGCCGAAAGAATCGCTCGACCCATTCGCCCAATTGCCGCACCGAGTATTGGGGAAAGCGAGGCTGCATTTGTTGAAAGACCTCGATCGGCACCAGCTTGTCACGGATCGCGGCCCGTTCGATCGCGTCCAGCAACTCATAAGGCATCAGATCGGCCTCGTCGGTCTGGCCGGCAGCCGAGGGCCGCAACTCGGCCGTAGGAGGCTGACAGTTTACGGCCGCGAGCGCAGGCACCGGTTGACCTCCCTCGGGGCCCACGGATTCGAGCCATACGAGCCAGGAACGCAAGTATGCTTTGTCGATGCCGGCAATGGGCGAAAGTCCGCCGCTGGTATCACCGTCCATCGTGGCGTAACCGACGGCCGCCTCCGAGCGATTGCTGGTGGCCAGTAGCAAGCCCGAGCGCAAATTGGCCAACATCCACACGCCCGGGGCACGGACACGCGCCTGGATATTTTGTAGGGCCAGATCATCGTTACCCCAGGTCAGCTCGCGTCCCACGGCCAGCGAAACCATCGTCACGTATTGCTTCACCAGGCCATCGACGTCGAATTCGTAGTATTGCGCGCCCAGCGCGTGGGCCACTCCGGACGCCGCATCACGTGTCGTTTGCGAACTGTTCTGCGTCGCTTGATAAACGCATGTCACGAGCTGTGATATCAGTTCTGACGACGATCGCGCGCCGCGCAGCTCCGCG harbors:
- a CDS encoding glucose-1-phosphate adenylyltransferase encodes the protein MDRVLTLVLGGGRGQRLYPLTKFRSKPAVPLGGKYRLIDIPISNCIASGLNRIYVLTQFNSVSLHRHIRRSYNFDVFSGGFVEILAAQQTLDEAGWYQGTADAVRQNLRYIQQPGVDLVLVLSGDQLYRMDFAAMVRAHRESKADVTIAALPVDRQAASGFGIMRMDDTGRVVGFLEKPKTPEEVNLVRTDPAWIDARGLKSNGRDCLASMGIYLFNRQTLIDLLSKTDYHDFGKEIFPTSIRTHKVQMYLFDGYWEDIGTIRSFYQANLELAAERPPFDLASPLQPVYSSPRFLAPSRIRGATIRGSLLADGCDIGEGAVIENSVVGLRCRIGRNVTVRNAVIMGADFYETPDDVDSHRAAGRPPIGIGDNTLIEGAIVDKNCRIGRNVRVINESGLETTEESAQAMVRDGIVVVPKDAILRDGWSLGRQ
- a CDS encoding App1 family protein, giving the protein MAKPTAAQIHSDEQLLFFPTIGRFEADAGSWYLPIHGWIFKPEFDSLRRAAAVSLLRRWVGLEASGLESELFEARLRSFLVNNRPRKVVAVSLDEQHYSLIRSAANGHIVDALRLSPTAIDVVLAKQTSNVPPAANDGRVLQFDAILPAGDARAVSGAIHLLNEQGLSVISDIDDTIKITHVHDRVALLRQTFLREFEPVPGMAELYRRWRAAGATFHYASRSPWQLFTPIGDFLAAHGFPAGTFHMRHFRWRNAGTLKRDRTGSKKLAVIDEILAALPHRRFVFVGDSGEHDPEIYGALARRYSEQVRAIFIRNVTGEDATSDRLQRAFADLPIERWQLFDDAQELPLDLS